In a genomic window of Pseudomonadota bacterium:
- a CDS encoding twin-arginine translocase TatA/TatE family subunit has protein sequence MFGIGLPELLMILVVALLVIGPKKLPDLAKTLGKGLAEFRKATDDLKDTVYQQEPADEVKTEETAKQRQIAKLPSSPTIDETVKVEEKPDDHGSAKTPE, from the coding sequence ATGTTTGGTATAGGCTTGCCGGAATTGTTAATGATCTTGGTGGTTGCTTTGCTGGTCATCGGTCCCAAGAAACTGCCGGATTTAGCAAAAACTTTGGGTAAAGGATTGGCGGAATTCAGAAAAGCAACCGATGATTTGAAGGATACGGTCTATCAACAGGAACCTGCGGATGAGGTGAAAACGGAAGAAACAGCCAAACAGCGACAAATAGCCAAGTTGCCATCATCTCCCACTATTGATGAAACAGTAAAGGTTGAAGAGAAGCCGGATGACCACGGATCAGCAAAAACCCCTGAATGA
- a CDS encoding L-threonylcarbamoyladenylate synthase yields MAVLVRLYNDLPKERLLQQVVEQFNAGGLAVVPTDTNYTAVCSIDAKRGIQRLYSLKTGKKQQQFTLFCADLTDISRYAVVDNQAYRLMKSLIPGPYTFILSASRQVPKMVMAKRRTVGVRVPDRPACQALITRLGTALLGVSARDEHGQIIGTPDGLNRQYHNLVDYFLDAGDIDSESSTIIDLTHSPPEVIREGKGKIDY; encoded by the coding sequence ATGGCAGTTTTGGTAAGACTGTATAATGATCTGCCAAAAGAACGGCTGCTGCAGCAAGTTGTCGAACAGTTCAATGCCGGCGGTTTGGCTGTGGTGCCCACCGATACCAATTATACCGCTGTCTGTTCTATTGATGCCAAGCGGGGAATTCAACGTCTCTATTCCCTGAAAACCGGTAAAAAACAGCAGCAATTTACGTTGTTCTGTGCTGATTTAACCGATATCAGTCGTTATGCGGTGGTAGACAATCAAGCGTACCGTTTAATGAAAAGCCTCATTCCCGGGCCGTATACCTTCATTCTTTCGGCATCCAGACAGGTTCCTAAAATGGTCATGGCCAAGCGCCGGACTGTTGGGGTCCGGGTGCCTGACCGACCAGCCTGCCAGGCATTAATTACCCGGTTGGGTACGGCATTGCTTGGGGTTAGTGCCCGGGATGAGCATGGGCAGATTATCGGAACTCCTGATGGATTAAACCGCCAATATCATAACCTGGTTGATTATTTTCTTGATGCCGGAGACATTGATTCAGAATCATCGACAATCATTGATCTGACCCATTCCCCACCGGAAGTAATTAGAGAAGGTAAAGGTAAAATCGACTATTAA
- a CDS encoding SPFH domain-containing protein, producing MKHMMKIVMLVAIGVLVFLGINAAVYFSPEVKAHQRGVLVNLYGKHKGVQAEEILPGKYLWFLSGYDPLTQRILIVDIAESNLELVKMGTAEEKTDDEMSSVTLETKDSEIIHADVSIWYRVLPKQADVFVAAVAPGDIISLISNTARSIIRNKSGYFEVEDIFRGQVKEQIIDLSKKGMNEELNKRGMEVVSIEFKKLVFSDEIVAKLTEKTLSAKDIEINKNKTLAAIETAKKIEEEAKGIKLANIQKAEAEKRSIVLASEAQMVKAKNKMEADNMQANGILAIGKAEAESKTLELNAYGGNGGERYMRIKIAEALGDGMSNWEIIPENMNITAIAENFNKAINVGLPAAQNTKGNTTKK from the coding sequence ATGAAACATATGATGAAAATTGTCATGTTGGTTGCTATCGGAGTCCTGGTTTTTCTGGGGATAAATGCTGCCGTTTATTTTTCTCCTGAGGTTAAAGCCCATCAAAGGGGAGTGCTGGTGAACCTATATGGGAAGCATAAAGGGGTTCAGGCTGAAGAAATATTGCCGGGAAAATACCTCTGGTTTTTATCGGGATATGACCCTCTGACCCAGAGGATACTTATTGTTGATATTGCTGAATCGAATCTAGAACTGGTTAAAATGGGGACAGCTGAAGAGAAAACAGACGATGAAATGAGTAGTGTCACGCTTGAAACCAAGGATAGCGAAATTATTCATGCCGATGTCAGCATCTGGTACCGGGTTTTGCCAAAGCAGGCTGATGTTTTTGTGGCAGCGGTGGCACCTGGCGATATCATTAGCCTGATAAGTAATACAGCCCGTTCAATTATTCGTAATAAATCCGGTTATTTTGAAGTTGAGGATATTTTCAGAGGTCAGGTGAAGGAACAGATTATTGATTTGTCAAAAAAAGGCATGAATGAAGAACTGAATAAACGGGGTATGGAGGTAGTCTCCATTGAGTTCAAAAAATTGGTGTTCAGTGATGAAATTGTTGCTAAATTGACCGAGAAAACCCTGTCGGCAAAAGATATTGAAATTAACAAGAACAAAACCCTGGCAGCCATTGAAACGGCCAAAAAAATAGAAGAGGAAGCCAAGGGGATTAAACTAGCCAATATTCAGAAAGCCGAAGCTGAGAAGCGCAGTATCGTTCTGGCTTCGGAAGCCCAGATGGTGAAAGCAAAAAACAAGATGGAAGCCGACAACATGCAGGCCAATGGTATCCTGGCCATCGGGAAAGCTGAGGCTGAATCCAAAACACTGGAACTGAATGCGTATGGTGGTAATGGTGGAGAGCGCTATATGCGGATTAAAATTGCTGAAGCCTTGGGTGACGGCATGTCAAATTGGGAAATCATTCCTGAAAATATGAATATAACCGCAATTGCTGAAAATTTTAATAAAGCGATAAATGTTGGACTGCCTGCCGCGCAAAATACTAAGGGGAACACAACAAAAAAATAG
- the ettA gene encoding energy-dependent translational throttle protein EttA produces MSHVPDKIIYSMMRVSKQYDNKPVLKDISLSYFYGAKIGVLGLNGSGKSTLLRILAGVEKDFNGETSIAPGLTVGLLEQEPVLDDELTVRQIVEQGVQETVDLLAEFNRINEKFAEPMSDDEMDKLITRQSEVQEKLDNLDAWDLDARLEMAMDALRCPPAETVVKIFSGGEKRRVALCRLLLKKPDILLLDEPTNHLDAETVAWLEQHLQRYEGTVIAVTHDRYFLDNVAGWILELDRGHGIPWKGNYSSWLEQKEKRLAQEEKEESKRRQTLQHELEWIRMTPKGRHAKAKARIKSYEDLLGKGGKEQVQNLEIYIPPGPRLGKVVIETEKLSKGFGDQLLFENLSFALPPGGIVGVIGPNGAGKTTLFKLITGQEKPDTGTIHLGESVKLAYVDQNRDDLNPEDTIWEAISAGQDTLKLGDREVNSRAYVGRFNFSGSEQQRKVGQMSGGQRNRVHLARMLKEGANVILLDEPTNDLDVNTLRALEEALENFAGCAVVISHDRWFLDRIATHILAFEGDSQVVWFDGNYSEYEADRKNRLGAKANQPHRIKYRHLTRN; encoded by the coding sequence ATGAGCCATGTCCCTGACAAGATCATCTATTCGATGATGCGGGTCAGCAAACAGTACGATAATAAACCGGTCTTGAAAGATATCAGCCTCTCATATTTTTACGGCGCCAAGATCGGCGTTCTTGGCCTTAACGGCTCCGGCAAATCCACCCTCCTGCGCATTCTGGCCGGAGTCGAAAAAGATTTTAACGGTGAGACCTCGATCGCTCCCGGCCTGACGGTCGGTCTGCTGGAGCAGGAACCTGTGCTCGACGATGAACTCACGGTTCGCCAGATAGTTGAACAGGGAGTTCAGGAAACCGTTGACCTGCTGGCAGAGTTCAACCGGATTAATGAAAAATTTGCCGAGCCGATGTCGGATGACGAGATGGACAAACTGATTACCCGGCAAAGTGAAGTCCAGGAAAAGCTCGACAATCTCGATGCCTGGGATCTTGACGCCCGTCTTGAAATGGCCATGGATGCCCTGCGCTGTCCGCCGGCGGAAACGGTTGTCAAAATTTTTTCCGGCGGTGAAAAAAGGCGCGTCGCCCTTTGTCGCCTGCTGCTCAAAAAACCTGACATCCTCTTGCTTGACGAACCAACCAACCATCTCGATGCCGAAACCGTGGCCTGGCTCGAACAACATCTGCAGCGTTATGAAGGCACGGTTATCGCGGTTACTCACGACCGTTATTTTCTCGATAATGTGGCCGGCTGGATTCTGGAGCTCGACCGGGGCCATGGCATTCCCTGGAAAGGCAATTACTCCTCCTGGCTGGAACAAAAGGAAAAACGGCTGGCCCAGGAGGAAAAAGAAGAATCAAAACGGCGCCAGACTTTGCAGCACGAACTCGAGTGGATTCGCATGACCCCCAAAGGACGACATGCCAAGGCCAAGGCCCGGATCAAGTCATACGAAGACCTGCTCGGAAAGGGAGGAAAGGAACAAGTTCAGAATCTCGAAATTTACATTCCACCCGGCCCGCGGCTTGGCAAAGTAGTCATTGAAACCGAAAAATTGAGTAAAGGCTTTGGTGATCAACTGCTGTTTGAAAACCTAAGTTTTGCCTTGCCGCCGGGCGGTATTGTCGGGGTTATCGGGCCCAATGGGGCCGGAAAAACCACCCTTTTCAAGCTCATCACCGGCCAGGAAAAACCTGATACCGGAACCATCCACCTTGGCGAAAGCGTCAAACTGGCCTATGTCGACCAGAACCGCGATGACCTGAACCCGGAAGATACCATCTGGGAAGCAATCTCCGCCGGTCAGGACACGCTAAAACTCGGAGATCGCGAGGTCAATTCCCGTGCCTACGTTGGCCGTTTCAACTTTTCCGGCTCCGAACAGCAGAGAAAGGTCGGCCAGATGTCGGGCGGCCAGCGCAACCGGGTCCACCTGGCCCGAATGCTCAAGGAAGGAGCCAATGTCATTCTCCTTGATGAACCGACCAACGATCTCGATGTCAACACCCTGCGAGCCCTGGAAGAGGCTTTAGAAAATTTTGCCGGCTGCGCGGTCGTCATCAGCCATGATCGCTGGTTTCTGGACCGTATTGCCACTCATATTCTCGCCTTTGAAGGTGACAGTCAGGTAGTCTGGTTTGACGGCAATTATTCCGAATACGAAGCTGATCGCAAAAACCGTCTCGGCGCCAAAGCCAACCAGCCGCATCGGATCAAATATCGCCATTTGACCCGGAATTGA
- a CDS encoding sugar phosphate isomerase/epimerase: MPQSNQNQTKNTAEGQQPAPSPTGKADISISLSAGTLYHLKLSEIFNIARECDFDGVELIINQVFEKRDPRPIIEKLMKIHPISSIHSPFFKIAGWGNQIKTLIKVIELAGEFNIPLVNFHPPLWYPPELTFWRWFRKVEDFQRLAKNNNTIVTIENMPYVGNRIRFNPNILRKTEDMTSFIEKHNLYMTFDTTHLGSHNPNFLVGFKQFYQTGRIRNIHFSDYGHGREHLFPGRGLLPLTRFLYLLKHLQYQGPLTVELSPVELPPTHDKIITSLRNLLEYLREETSWRQPTAAN, translated from the coding sequence ATGCCGCAAAGCAATCAAAATCAAACCAAAAATACAGCAGAAGGGCAGCAGCCTGCCCCATCACCCACCGGTAAAGCTGATATTTCCATCTCCCTGTCAGCCGGAACTCTTTACCATTTAAAACTATCAGAGATCTTCAATATTGCCCGGGAATGTGATTTTGATGGGGTTGAGTTAATTATCAATCAGGTTTTTGAGAAGCGGGATCCCCGACCAATCATCGAAAAACTGATGAAAATCCATCCGATATCGTCCATTCATTCCCCATTTTTCAAAATTGCCGGCTGGGGAAACCAAATCAAGACTCTGATCAAAGTCATCGAACTAGCCGGCGAATTCAATATTCCTCTGGTCAACTTCCACCCCCCCCTGTGGTACCCCCCTGAGCTCACTTTCTGGCGCTGGTTCAGAAAAGTGGAAGATTTCCAGCGCTTGGCAAAAAACAACAATACTATCGTTACCATTGAAAATATGCCCTATGTCGGCAACAGGATCCGTTTCAACCCTAATATTCTCCGAAAGACAGAAGATATGACCAGTTTTATCGAAAAACATAATCTCTATATGACTTTCGATACAACTCATCTCGGATCCCATAATCCGAATTTTCTCGTTGGATTTAAGCAGTTCTACCAGACTGGTAGAATTCGTAATATTCACTTCAGCGATTACGGCCATGGCCGTGAGCATTTATTTCCCGGCCGTGGGCTTTTGCCACTCACCCGGTTTCTTTATTTACTGAAACACTTACAATACCAGGGGCCGCTTACGGTCGAATTAAGCCCCGTTGAGTTGCCCCCCACCCATGATAAAATCATCACCAGCCTTAGAAACCTGCTGGAATATTTGCGGGAGGAAACCAGCTGGAGACAACCTACAGCTGCCAATTGA
- the tatC gene encoding twin-arginine translocase subunit TatC, giving the protein MTTDQQKPLNDQGMTLTAHLEELRRRLIVCAVAVGLAFCATYYFSKELFRLLMAPLLAVMPPEQGLIFTGLPEAFFTYLKVALVAAIFASSPVILYEIWRFIAPGLFSREKKYIFPFVFLSTIFFVGGALFGYYVVFPFGFSFFVGFATDFIRPMPSVKEYFSFATRMLFAFGVVFELPVFTMFLSRIGLVNHKMLSRQRKYAFLAVFMVSAVLTPPDIMSQLMMAGPLLILYEISIIIARIFGKKQTDEKPESESADQDDDKEKTR; this is encoded by the coding sequence ATGACCACGGATCAGCAAAAACCCCTGAATGATCAGGGGATGACCCTGACTGCGCATCTGGAGGAGCTTCGTCGGCGACTTATCGTCTGTGCCGTGGCCGTCGGTCTTGCTTTTTGCGCGACCTATTACTTCTCTAAGGAACTTTTTCGACTCCTGATGGCTCCCCTGCTAGCGGTTATGCCGCCTGAGCAGGGTCTGATTTTCACCGGGTTGCCGGAAGCTTTCTTTACTTACTTGAAAGTTGCTTTAGTCGCGGCAATCTTTGCTTCTTCACCGGTTATTTTATATGAAATCTGGAGGTTTATTGCTCCTGGACTTTTTTCCAGAGAAAAAAAATATATATTTCCTTTCGTGTTTCTCTCGACAATTTTTTTTGTTGGTGGTGCACTTTTTGGCTATTACGTTGTTTTTCCTTTTGGTTTTTCTTTTTTCGTCGGTTTTGCCACCGACTTTATTCGGCCCATGCCATCGGTAAAGGAATATTTTTCTTTTGCCACCAGAATGCTTTTTGCCTTTGGCGTCGTCTTTGAATTGCCTGTTTTTACCATGTTTTTGTCCCGTATCGGCCTGGTCAATCACAAGATGTTGAGCCGGCAGCGTAAATATGCTTTTCTCGCTGTTTTTATGGTTTCAGCGGTTTTAACCCCTCCCGATATAATGAGCCAGCTGATGATGGCTGGTCCCTTGTTAATACTTTATGAAATCAGTATTATTATTGCCCGCATATTTGGTAAAAAACAAACAGACGAAAAGCCGGAGAGTGAGTCAGCTGATCAAGATGATGATAAGGAGAAAACGAGATGA
- a CDS encoding phage protein GemA/Gp16 family protein, protein MIDHKKLAVIHIVKRELGLSDEEYRDILEMAAGVSSAKELDNAGFRRLMRYFTRSSHYRLNPHSLTLRQKLFIQHLFEELHWSPPHCRNFLMKYYHKPDIERLNKKEASKVIEALKQIKKHRQEKFHEPCP, encoded by the coding sequence ATGATTGATCATAAAAAACTGGCCGTCATCCATATCGTTAAACGGGAACTGGGTCTCTCCGATGAGGAGTACCGAGATATCCTGGAGATGGCGGCCGGCGTCAGTTCGGCCAAAGAGCTGGATAATGCCGGCTTTCGCCGCCTGATGCGATATTTTACCCGCAGCAGCCATTATCGTCTCAATCCCCATAGCCTCACACTGCGACAGAAACTCTTTATTCAGCATCTGTTTGAAGAATTGCACTGGAGTCCTCCCCACTGCCGTAATTTTCTGATGAAATATTACCATAAACCAGATATAGAGAGATTAAATAAAAAAGAAGCCAGCAAGGTCATTGAAGCTTTGAAACAAATCAAGAAACATCGACAGGAGAAATTCCATGAGCCATGTCCCTGA